A DNA window from Onthophagus taurus isolate NC chromosome 1, IU_Otau_3.0, whole genome shotgun sequence contains the following coding sequences:
- the LOC111428720 gene encoding beta-parvin, whose amino-acid sequence MNKEDVVEIPIQRCLYRQSSVETRLTPQPPSESSDSEEDTPKIVGVQKKINTEESNKNYLIENEKSSSPTHRTSFPVYAQVDKNTKKQESSTYEDDVVSYGTIEDVKPKTFKPEILPKPSKARLSQSFEEEESNKPFVPVYADVTTPKRNPNRYPTNSEPLYEVPEYIEEKSPVLTRKSQISNEQYENRKTRDSYVSFAGTVSDSRGVGNMATLRPKSPRPPVAAKQDKEESLWDKIGTLGRKKRIKEVREVEAEGKNAIDSPGNPVNPDYPPEEYELDEKEERCMVDTHALEDPKVKDLIQILIDWINDELAEQRIIVQDIMDDLYDGQVLQKLLEKLTGNKLNEPEVTQSEEGQKQKLAMVLDDFNRILGIPHHSIKKWGVESIHSKNIVAILYLLVALARHFRAPIRLPEHVTIKTHVVQKSNGQLNYRTAHEHVTSAYDDVGMRCERDAFDTLFDHAPEKLQVVKKSMVTFVNKHLNKINLEVTDLETQFSDGVYLVLLMGLLEGFFVPLHCFSLTPKDFDQKVHNVSFAFDLMEEVGISRPKARPEDIVNLDLKSTLRVLYKLFSKYKDII is encoded by the exons atgaatAAAGAAGATGTGGTTGAAATTCCAATTCAACGTTGTCTTTACAGACAATCATCAGTTGAAACACGTCTTACTCCTCAACCACCGTCAGAGAGTTCAGATTCGGAAGAAGACACACCCAAAATCGTCGgagttcaaaagaaaatcaacACTGAAGAATCCAATAAGAATTACTTAATTGAGAACGAAAAATCTTCATCCCCAACGCATCGAACATCATTTCCTGTTTATGCGCAAGTAGATAAAAATACCAAAAAGCAAGAATCTAGTACATACGAGGATGATGTCGTTTCTTATGGAACGATTGAAGATGTAAAACCGAAAACTTTTAAACCTGAAATTCTTCCAAAACCTTCCAAAGCAAGACTTTCGCAAAGTTTTGAAGAGGAAGAATCCAACAAACCGTTCGTGCCTGTTTACGCTGATGTTACAACACCAAAAAGAAATCCGAATCGATATCCTACGAATTCTGAACCTCTTTACGAAGTTCCTGAATATATCGAGGAAAAATCGCCGGTTTTAACACGAAAATCTCAAATATCAAATGAACAAtatgaaaatagaaaaactagaG ataGTTATGTCAGTTTTGCTGGAACTGTAAGTGATTCAAGAGGAGTAGGAAACATGGCTACTTTAAGGCCGAAATCGCCTCGCCCTCCCGTGGCTGCTAAACAAGATAAAGAAGAATCTTTATGGGATAAAATTGGTACCTTAGGGAGAAAGAAACGAATTAAAGAAG ttCGTGAAGTAGAAGCTGAAGGGAAAAATGCGATTGATTCTCCTGGAAATCCCGTAAATCCTGATTATCCACCAGAAGAATATGAACTTG atgaaaaggaAGAAAGATGTATGGTAGATACCCACGCGTTAGAAGATCCAAAAGTAAAGGATTTAATACAAATCTTAATAGATTGGATAAACGATGAATTAGCAGAACAAAGAATAATCGTTCAAGACATCATGGATGATTTATATGACGGCCAAGTTCTTCAAAAACTCCTTGAAAAACTAACAGGGAACAAATTAAATGAACCGGAAGTTACTCAATCTGAAGAAGGACAAAAACAGAAATTAGCCATGGTTTTGGATGATTTCAATCGAATTTTGGGTATCCCACATCATTCCATTAAAAAATGGGGTGTTGAAAGTATCCATTCGAAAAATATTGTTGCTATTCTTTACTTATTAGTCGCTTTAGCGCGACATTTTCGCGCCCCAATTCGTTTACCAGAACACGTCACCATCAAAACTCATGTTGTTCAAAAAAGTAATGGACAATTAAATTATAGAACAGCTCATGAACATGTCACTTCTGCATATGATGATGTTGGAATGCGATGCGAACGTGATGCTTTTGATACACTTTTCGATCATGCCCCAGAAAAATTACAAGTCGTCAAAAAGAGTATGGTTACTTTCGTAAATAAacatttgaataaaattaatttggaagTGACTGATTTGGAGACTCAATTTAGTGATGGGGTTTATTTGGTACTTTTGATGGGGTTATTGGAAGGATTTTTTGTACCTTTacattgtttttctttaacacCTAAAGATTTTGATCAAAAGGTACATAATGTGTCTTTTGCTTTTGATTTGATGGAGGAAGTTGGGATTTCTAGACCTAAAGCAAGACCTGaag aTATCGTCAATTTGGATTTGAAATCAACTTTGAGGGTTTTATATAAGCTTTTCTCGAAAtacaaagatattatttaa
- the LOC111428782 gene encoding alpha-tocopherol transfer protein-like: MSEVKWVTEPNDYICTLPKETQDLAKEELREDDNARRQALESMREWIRMNPKILNSRLDANFLLRFLRFKKFSVMQAQEAMERYLLLRQSFGIAFNNFDMRIPMMQDLTDLGYMFASPIRDRLGRRVIIARPGVFDLEKFTNADMCRIHGIVYETLLENEEDQVRGFVHIADGQGIGFPYLTLFTIKEAVRIVKNGERTLPMRHKEVHVINVNPSMKFAVDFGLSLISEKIKKRFHFYTSKDDMLKAGMIEKRVLPKEYGGDIPMAEMISQWKEELYKRQPILLSHDDMAVREELFSPQARVGAVSALKRNGTTCGSLSSQDDVLYGVTGNFRKLEVD, encoded by the exons atgtctGAAGTAAAATGGGTAACCGAACCAAACGATTACATTTGCACCCTTCCAAAAGAAACTCAAGATTTAGCTAAAGAGGAACTTCGAGAAGATGATAACGCGCGAAGACAAGCTTTGGAATCGATGAGAGAATGGATTCGGATGAatccgaaaatattaaattcacGTTTAG aTGCTAATTTTCTCTTAAGGTTTCTtcgtttcaaaaaattcaGTGTTATGCAGGCTCAAGAAGCGATGGAACGCTATCTTTTATTGCGCCAATCTTTCGGAATTGCTTTCAATAATTTCGATATGAGAATCCCAATGATGCAAGATTTAACCGATTTGGGATATATGTTTGCTTCGCCTATAAGAGATAGGTTAGGAAGAAGAGTTATTATAGCAAGAccag gtGTTTttgatttggaaaaatttacaaatgcGGATATGTGCAGAATTCACGGAATCGTTTATGAAACGCTTTTGGAAAATGAAGAAGACCAAGTTAGGGGATTTGTTCATATTGCAGATGGTCAAGGAATTGGGTTTCCTTATTTAACACTTTTTACTATTAAAGAGGCCGTTCGAATCGTTAAAAATGGagaa AGAACATTACCAATGCGTCATAAAGAAGTTCACGTAATAAATGTGAACCCATCAATGAAATTCGCCGTCGATTTCGGATTGTCGTTAATCtctgaaaaaatcaaaaaacgtTTCCATTTTTACACATCAAAAGACGACATGTTAAAAGCAGGAATGATTGAAAAAAGAGTTCTCCCTAAAGAATATGGAGGAGATATTCCAATGGCAGAAATGATTTCCCAATGGAAAGAAGAACTTTACAAACGGCAGCCGATATTATTATCTCACGATGATATGGCAGTTCGCGAAGAATTATTTTCCCCACAAGCCCGAGTTGGTGCTGTTTCTGCTTTGAAACGAAACGGAACTACTTGCGGAAGTTTAAGTAGTCAAGATGACGTTTTATATGGAGTTACcggaaattttagaaaattagaagTAGATTAA
- the LOC111428768 gene encoding uncharacterized protein isoform X2 yields MDESHISKFNKSFARSEPNLPRCRQINVTEYFESSQFFATNDSHYEYGLGSNTPQIDYHLHQFYNNDYCFEETLKKDFNDSPMDIDQSQECVDVLLKENCSYKTKLNTKPINDLNEKVEEIESVQTIEKMTKNESNKQSGMGWGNIILIFVVGVSLSLGFLIYTDVNLIDIQLNDIENDLKLNIFNQNHIIDRIVFNLNKIHTNTEFKRLLILVGSTGVGKTLILNRLKMFYPAKLIVSLNYNVNKEIIEQKSDIFFTNKCFILLIDDLKINQLEIIENFTKNLQSQCVFMILAFNVQDTNNDLTHIIRHEHFKEISQFFMQRNSISETLMLNTMNKRNLENFIIDIVKKRGMNPDKHINFIQNLVKNHDVDKHGFKGIVPKINLIE; encoded by the exons ATGGACGAATCTCatatttccaaatttaataaatcgtttGCAAGATCTGAACCTAATCTTCCCCGTTGTAGGCAAATAAACGTAACGGAATATTTCG aatcctcacaattttttgctacaAATGATAGCCATTATGAGTATGGATTAGGCTCAAATACACCTCAAATTGATTATCATTTAcatcaattttataacaatgaTTATTGCTTTGAAGAAACCttaaaaaaggattttaaCGATAGTCCTATGGATATTGATCAATCCCAAGAGTGTGTGGATGTattgttaaaagaaaattgttccTACAAAACTAAACTGAATACAAAAccaataaatgatttaaacgAGAAAGTTGAAGAAATAGAGAGTGTTCAAACTATTGAGAAAATGAcgaaaaatgaatcaaataaACAAAGTGGGATGGGTTGGGgtaacattattttaatttttgttgtaggtGTATCTCTAAGtttaggatttttaatttataccgatgttaatttaattgacATTCAATTGAATGATATTGAGAATGAcctaaaattgaatatttttaatcaaaatcatatTATAGACCgtatagtttttaatttaaacaaaattcataCAAACACAGAATTTAAGAGGCTTTTAATTTTAGTGGGTAGCACTGGAGTtggaaaaacattaattttaaatcgcttaaaaatgttttacccTGCAAAGCTGATTGtttctttaaattataatgtaaACAAAGAGATTATTGAACAAAAATCCGATATTTTCTTCACAAATAAATGCTTCATTTTATTAAtcgatgatttaaaaataaatcaactggaaattattgaaaattttaccaaaaatttacaatctCAATGTGTGTTCATGATTTTAGCTTTTAACGTGCAAGATACTAATAATGATTTAACACACATCATTCGTcacgaacattttaaagaaatctcTCAATTTTTTATGCAAAGAAATTCGATTTCTGAGACGTTAATGCTCAATACTatgaataaaagaaatttagaaaattttattattgatattgttaagaaaaGGGGGATGAATCCTGATAAacacattaattttattcaaaatttagttaaaaatcaTGATGTTGATAAGCATGGATTTAAAGGAATTGTACCAAAGATAAACCTTATAGAATAA
- the LOC111428768 gene encoding uncharacterized protein isoform X1: MDESHISKFNKSFARSEPNLPRCRQINVTEYFGNISNNHSLIRHYSFKELRGELEESSQFFATNDSHYEYGLGSNTPQIDYHLHQFYNNDYCFEETLKKDFNDSPMDIDQSQECVDVLLKENCSYKTKLNTKPINDLNEKVEEIESVQTIEKMTKNESNKQSGMGWGNIILIFVVGVSLSLGFLIYTDVNLIDIQLNDIENDLKLNIFNQNHIIDRIVFNLNKIHTNTEFKRLLILVGSTGVGKTLILNRLKMFYPAKLIVSLNYNVNKEIIEQKSDIFFTNKCFILLIDDLKINQLEIIENFTKNLQSQCVFMILAFNVQDTNNDLTHIIRHEHFKEISQFFMQRNSISETLMLNTMNKRNLENFIIDIVKKRGMNPDKHINFIQNLVKNHDVDKHGFKGIVPKINLIE, translated from the exons ATGGACGAATCTCatatttccaaatttaataaatcgtttGCAAGATCTGAACCTAATCTTCCCCGTTGTAGGCAAATAAACGTAACGGAATATTTCGGTAATATTAGCAATAATCATTCGTTGATAAGACATTATAGCTTTAAAGAATTGCGTGGGGAATTGGAAG aatcctcacaattttttgctacaAATGATAGCCATTATGAGTATGGATTAGGCTCAAATACACCTCAAATTGATTATCATTTAcatcaattttataacaatgaTTATTGCTTTGAAGAAACCttaaaaaaggattttaaCGATAGTCCTATGGATATTGATCAATCCCAAGAGTGTGTGGATGTattgttaaaagaaaattgttccTACAAAACTAAACTGAATACAAAAccaataaatgatttaaacgAGAAAGTTGAAGAAATAGAGAGTGTTCAAACTATTGAGAAAATGAcgaaaaatgaatcaaataaACAAAGTGGGATGGGTTGGGgtaacattattttaatttttgttgtaggtGTATCTCTAAGtttaggatttttaatttataccgatgttaatttaattgacATTCAATTGAATGATATTGAGAATGAcctaaaattgaatatttttaatcaaaatcatatTATAGACCgtatagtttttaatttaaacaaaattcataCAAACACAGAATTTAAGAGGCTTTTAATTTTAGTGGGTAGCACTGGAGTtggaaaaacattaattttaaatcgcttaaaaatgttttacccTGCAAAGCTGATTGtttctttaaattataatgtaaACAAAGAGATTATTGAACAAAAATCCGATATTTTCTTCACAAATAAATGCTTCATTTTATTAAtcgatgatttaaaaataaatcaactggaaattattgaaaattttaccaaaaatttacaatctCAATGTGTGTTCATGATTTTAGCTTTTAACGTGCAAGATACTAATAATGATTTAACACACATCATTCGTcacgaacattttaaagaaatctcTCAATTTTTTATGCAAAGAAATTCGATTTCTGAGACGTTAATGCTCAATACTatgaataaaagaaatttagaaaattttattattgatattgttaagaaaaGGGGGATGAATCCTGATAAacacattaattttattcaaaatttagttaaaaatcaTGATGTTGATAAGCATGGATTTAAAGGAATTGTACCAAAGATAAACCTTATAGAATAA